A single window of Paenibacillus sp. SYP-B4298 DNA harbors:
- a CDS encoding helix-turn-helix domain-containing protein: MTQKQLSELTGIRPAAISEICNNQRTSINREHIEKIAHCLDIQDIRDLIRLEK, from the coding sequence ATGACGCAGAAACAGCTCTCAGAGCTTACTGGTATCCGACCCGCAGCAATTAGCGAAATCTGCAACAATCAGAGAACTTCGATAAATCGGGAACATATCGAAAAAATTGCTCATTGCTTAGACATACAAGACATTCGCGATCTTATTCGCCTCGAGAAGTAG